Genomic segment of Hoplias malabaricus isolate fHopMal1 chromosome 14, fHopMal1.hap1, whole genome shotgun sequence:
TGACTCCAAACAAAAGTTTTAAATGCAAGGAAATGCACTGACATTATTTTACGTATATTATGTAATTAGCATCTCAAAGATTCTGGTTTGCTATTTGTCATCATGTTTTATATTCTTTTATAAGAGTTTACAACTGGGCTATAACTTCCTAATTATGCTCAGATTAATTTGTGTTCACATAGAAACATACATTACCCAGAGTCGTGACCATTTTTCCATTCACACAAGGTTCGAAGTAAAGACCTGTTTTCCGAAGACTGGATTTCTTTTAGCGACATAAGTCCATCCAATTGACAGACCTCTCCTTTGAGGATATGTGACTTAACTGACAGAAGAATGTGTATACATTGTAAAGAATGTatcttgttttgtgttgtttccaTTCGGTTAGTGTGGCACTGTCAAGCTAAACCTTGCTGATGTTTTGAGTGATACGTATGGAGTGAGATCACTGTCTTTTATGCGAGAGCGCAAACACGACACTAAATCGAGCAAGTGAGACTCAACGAGCAcacagaatcaagaaaaccGAGCGAAGACAGCGAGAGCAGAAAATCAAGCACTGTGCTCGCTTCCTGTAGCTCTGCGCTcttatttcactgttttcagtgTGCGCTCCAGTTTTTTTCTTCGTTTCAAAAATTTGAGCTGTTCGCTTCTCGGTATTAACAGGAAATACGTCATAGATTCAAAACCTGGTATCAGATTCCTAGTGATGGCACCCTTGTATCTGAAGCTTGAAGGCATGCACGCACAATTCTCTCATGTTAAATACCTCATAAAGCAAGCCCACACAAGCCTCGCTGAAAATGGTTAATTACTCGAAGCTTCATGACACAGTGCACAGATTTGAGAAGTGAGCTCTAATTTTTGAAGTGAGGAAAAACTGGAGTGCACAGGAAGCGAGCACAGTGCTTGATTTTCTGCTGtcactgttttcactctgttttcttgattctgtgcGCTCGTTGAGTCAGACTTGCTCTATTTAGTGTCGTTTTTGCGCGCTCGCATAAAAGACAGTGACCTCACGCCATAGATACACAAGTTTACTAATGTCTTCTTGCAGGACTGTGCAGGTTATCAAACTAGTTAGCAAGGACTCCATAGAGGCGTGCATGCTTCGTGCAGGACAGGAAAAACTCAAACTGGAACAAGACATGACTACTGATGAAGGTGAGCGTATGCCATGGGTTAAAATATATCaaactttttatttacacattctttTTACTGCTTTTAAGTGTAGAACCAATTATGAATGATCTTTTCACTGAAGGTGATGAGGACAACATATCTGAGGACATGGCAGAGCTGCTAAAGGTGTCGCTGGGTCTTTGAGGCATCTGAGGATTCCTGTGGCATGACTGTTCTGTCTTCAAACACTTCACTAACATGACAGGAGTGGTTTGTACCAGTATGAGAGCGTCAACTGATGGACTGACATGAACATCTCAGTAACTGATGGATTTCTATAAATTTGTGATAAATCACGCACAACCTCTGGGTGGAGAAAGGTGAAATATCCGATACCAGCCACCCTGTGATGTTTACTATACTGTACTGTAAGGCTTACCTCCTCTTCCATATACCCCATTTCAGCTCAGGCTGAAAGAACAAAACTGGCTGGTTGAATTCGTGTCTCTTCTTTAAGTCTTTGATGTACTGTAGATATGTTCTTgttgtatttatataaacatgtcCCTGTCAAATAAAGGCATTTTATAGTGTTTATTATGAGTTAGGTTCTTGACTACGAGGGTCTAAATTGACTTATATACatctcatttttaaaattacaaaatgaaaaattataatAGTTTGTATTCTATACAATTTATccaaataatacaaaaacagaGTGCTTTGTAGTTGAGGTGCTATTTGAGGGGGTGGGAAAAACAGTGAATAGACACTTTCAATTTGAATTCATTTGTGCACTTCATGGACATGCACGTTTGTTATTAAATATGTAGATTAATGAGGAAAACACTGCAAATTATTGTATCAAAATGCTCATGACTTGTAAAAACTAATTACAGGTTGCTTAAGTCTACTCTGTGCATCTCAGATATACTAAAGTTTGTGACATTTGAAGCAAGAGCAGTTCaaacatgatgatgatgatgatgccaTCCAGTAGATTCAGTTATGCCTTTGGGGAGTACCTTCCACAATTTTGGCCTGTCAGGTGAgcatcacacacagcactgtatGTAAAGTAAAAAACTCCATTCTTCAGTTTACAACTGTGGGAGTGAGTCCCACGTTCAGGCTGGACCACGCATCTTCCCACGAAATCATTATACAATACATCACTGTCCCACACCTCAAATATTAACTCATGGCCAAACTCAATGGAACCAAAATTGTAATTAATGTTCCATTGTGGGTCATTGTCATCGATCAGTACTTCAGTCTCTTCATACATGTTATTGTACCATACTTTCACATAGCCGTCTGTACGAGTGAAGAAGTCTGCCTTTAGACCTGCAGCCCGGTTTACTGCCACTCTTAACGTACCACGCCCTGCCCTGAGAGGACAGCAGTTGTGGTCCAGGTTTGACACTGGTGTGCAATCTTGGTTCTGCCTCTGCTCCACAGAAAGCTCATTCTCTTCAATGTACTCTGTGATCGCCCTCTTCAGACTGGCACTTATTTCTTGGTCAGTTACCAGATGATGGAGTGGAAAAATGGCATATGAAATGACATCTGGGTTCTCATGTAAGCTGTTCATCCAACTTGTGTAGGCCTCAGACGGGCTTTGAAGCACAAGGTCTGGAAAGTATTTTTCACCTCCCAAAACCTCAATTTTATGAGTCATGAATCCCTGGTAGAAGCCCATACTCATGTCTTCTTTGaggatgttggaacatttattAGAAAGTGATGCATTTGCAGGCAGGAAACCTAGAGACACCTTTAACTCAATGTTCAGACAATTCTTTATATCTGACTCTGAGAAGCCTTTTAAGGTTGCGAGGCACGTTCGGAAGGCTGTGACTCGTCTCACGCGTCCTCCTAGATGCACGTGACGAATGTAATGGGTGCCATATGTGTCGATAGTCCTGCGGTACTGGAACTTAGTTGTTTCGTCGTAATGTCTAGGTAGTCGAAGTATATGTTTTGAGAATTCTGCACTGAGCTCTGGGTGATCTTTAACCCTGTAACTGGGGAGAAAAGGAAAGGTTCATTGTTTTAGCTGTTTCAGACATTTATACCTAAATATAGCTATGACTCTACCACTCTGTGCCCAGTAATTGTGGTCATCAAGGTCAAGAAATATCCTGAaggattattttaaaaacaaggcAAAAAATTTGGTATAATTAAGATAAAGCGTAGACATTCTAAATACGGGTTATTTAGaaattattgttattgaatTCCTCCCCACCACCCCCTTGATGCAAATTGAGCCATTTGGACACTTAAATGTATAATGTTTGAAGGTATTTTGCTaactatttattgatttattttttgcttgtttgttaaaaaaaataagaagaaagaaaagtgtCAGGAACCTGGGGTGGGTGCTTAGCTAATGAGTCATGAGTATGTTTTCCCACACAAACAGGAAATTTAAAACCACAGCCATCTGTGCTTACCTATAGTATGTGCAGCTGATCTCATGAAGAGCAAAGGTTGCTTTGTCCATCATATGCTGAGATTGAGCAAACTTGGCTATATCTGAACGGCTTCCTCCCAAGATCACTTTGCCTAGATCATCCAGACTAAGGTCCATTCCCCAGTTGTTATTGATGAGCGATGTTGAGCTCTTGATAAGTGTATCGATAGAATGGTGAAGAGCACTTGATAGCTGTTTGCTGCAGCGGCTAAAGGGACGCCAGTCCAACACCGCTGAGGGCAGTTTCTGAACCTGCCTGCCCTGGAAGCGGTTCTCGCACAAAGTGCACGTGTTATTGTCAGCAATATGGGATTTGACGTTTATCACATAGGCCCCGTTACGCCGCATCCGGACCACGTCAAAGCCTTCACCTGCTAGGTTATATCCAGGGACAAAGGGGGCTTTCTCACATTCTGATGGGGCTCCTGTATGGCATCCTGAGTTCTTGTGGCACAGAGCCAGAATTATGGCACTGCAGAATAATAGGTGCACAGTACGGTGTTTCTGATGACCCATGATTTCTTCTAAAGAAGGGATATAAGGATAACATGAGGTCACCTctattacaataaatacaatattacaaatgttCCATAATATATTGCAGTTTTGTATGTTCCAAGGGAGGTTGAACCAGCAAACTTTGCAGCTGGCCAAAAATGCTAAAACAGATATTAAGATAAGTCTGCAGTGCCTAGAAACATGGCTTAGAATAGTCTTTAACACAAACTGACTTCTGGCTCATACTGTACAGCTCAAATGCAATATCGTGACAAATATATAGGTTGTAGCATGCTCACTTACCCGGTTAAGCTTGGTTTTGGCTTTTGTCCCAAGCAGCCACTGCTGAAATGTCTTATGTAAAAGCTTGAAGCAAGAAGTATTTTGCTTTCAGGCTGCTTTTTCCATTGCGGGCAGATTTTGTCCGCTCGCTGGATTTGTTTTGATATCCAGTGCCTCCCAGATGTAGAGTGGGGGAGGGTTCTCACGAGACTTTCTGAGGCATGAGAGGATGTGTATAGACAGAGGAAGGATTATGTAGAGAGATGAGGCTTGATGAGCTCATGTGTTAATAAACTACTTCGGTATGCAGTAAGTGTGTAAAGGCAATttaatgtcttgtttttttttctctaaaaaaTACTGTTCTTTACACTAAAAGTGGCTGAGCTAAATTGACTGAGTGTGGTATCAAACAAAGTAACTtgttttattaaactgaaaTCCCAAAATATGTAATCAGTTTAAACAGTCATTAGCTGTTTCCAAAATTGTGCAGTGGGAAAATATTTTGTGAGTGAAATATAACAAAGCAGCCCACTAAAGTCTCTTTTTGTTGTGAGGTTTTGATATGTCTTCATGACTTAATTACTTTAATTTCCTTTTAATGCTGTTACTCTGAAAGATTCATGTAGTTTTCTGTCGGATAGCGATCCCTTTGAAAGAAAAAAGTTGGAAAGAAAACCATACACAAAACAACATATGGCAAATGATATAAGATACAAAACTGTTAAACACGGGATGGAAACCATGGACAGGTGAAGTAAATCACATAACTGCAGGTCCTGAGGGGTGTTCCTTGTGTCCAGTAATAAGTGCCTTTCAGAAGTGGTCAGAGTAAATGACCGGTTATCTGTTGACAGGTTTATGGGCCACACGAGCAGCATCACATCTCCCACTCAGTATTGTGATACTACTCACCAAatcataatttattcattttggtCCTATTTTGTTGTTGGTCACAGTAGTAGTCACCATTGCCATGCAGTTTTGACGTCTTAAATTAAAAGTGctgatttgtgtgtatgtagaaTAAGTTACTCACTTCAGACAGTTTTTCTTTCTTGCATTTTATTTCATCGTAATGtgctgtagtttttttttccttgttttgctgttttttttacattgtcttTCATGTTTTTTCAGTGATGAGTTTCAGTTAATTTATAGTTTGAATTGTGcatattttaagattttaattggCTTTTAAGGTTTTGTGATTGTTTCTTTTtaactttctctttttttctctctgtaatatACCCATTGAACAACATGTAGCGGGGTGTTATCTAAGCAATTTAAGTGAGTTAAACTAAACACCAAGTTTTTGACTAAGTCCAGAGGAGGGTTTTaaaacagtgagaacacacactgaattgGAATGAGCATCATTATATTCAAGGCCATCagtgtacaaaaataaaataacagtaaaaatataaagaataaaGAATCCCTTTGCCCTTTCTCTTTGTTCTATAGTAAGTCGCTACCCGGGTAGTCTTTTGTTTACCCCTTTTTTTAGTGAACGTTTAGGTTCAGTCAAAAATCATTTAAGTTTGTCCGTGTATTGAGGTGTGTTttgtgagagtttgtgtgtctgcctctcctctctttgtCTTCTGCTGCGGCCTGTAGAATTACACTACACTGAAGGCCAAACAGGATCACAGTGTTCACTGGCCCACCGTCACTCATTCCCTTGATCAAAACTTGACCATAACAAAAACCCTGAGCAGTAGAGGCACTATATTACTAAATTTAACCCTTTTGTATACAGTGCCAAATTTACAGGGTTACAAACAGATTGCAAGAACGTAATTAATATAGAATCATACGCAGTATagatattttaaacataaaaaacactttttaaaaacaacaactaaaAAGACAAATTGAACATGTAAATTGTCCTTACAaaatagaagtcagaaaggaATGTATTGTTATTATAGTCCATAGATGCTTTTAAGAATCAAACTAAAGCAGATTTCCTTGACTGTAATTACGCTATGACTCTCTGACTCTCCCTCCACACTGGTCTCACAttgtgctgcattttgaatctcCTCGTAGCCTCTGTCTCTTGTGAACCTGGAAATTCTCCCCTTTTTCACTGCTAATGCTGCTATGGCTAATGCAACAGCAATCAAGCATAGAATACCAAAATCAACTCCAACCATTCTCCCTGTACTTTGTGAATTGTCATCAAATATTTGCAACATTTTAGACATGTCCATCCAAATATATGTGCTTTGACTCTAACCCAAGCTTGGTCACCTTCAGTGATCACAGCTACGGTGTTTGTGGCTAACATACTTATCACTGGAAGTTATTGTGAAAGGTGGAAGCTGAATGGGCAGTAACTCACCTCGAATGAAAATACCTGATTGAACACAATACAGAACCTGACATCCATCGCTTATAATGGCTAGATGTTAACTGAACTGTGGTGGGCAGCGATACTGTTTTCCCGCTAGCACATTGGTAGACTGGCAGCTAAAGAAACCTCCAAAAGGTACAGAAAATCTGGTGGCTGTCTCAGTCACTGCTTAGAAAAATCATATTGccactggaaaaaaaattttGAGCAAAGAAATTGAGGGCAAGATCGCAATTTGGATAATGAATTTTGAAAAAAGGGCCATAGAGGTATCTAGAAAATTCTGGAGCTACCCACTTTGTGACGCACCAGTATGTTTTAACTTTTGCTTGCCGCACATGGTACAAGTTTTCACAAACTTGATGACAAAAGGTAAAGAAAAACCAATATGAATCACACTTTTCATGGCACTCATAGCTATTGTATGCTCTTTCATGCATTTCAGTTCATAgtagtattttaaaatatgaccGTTGCCAGGATAAAGAGTCAGTTGCTGGGTTTTTTGCTTCAAGCTCCTGACAGATTTCACCAGCATCTGAAGTTAGAGGTGTGCACTGCTGGTAAACTCCACCAAAGCTAAGGTTGGTGGTGGGACCCTCACAGGAATTATCGTCTACATTAGCTTGGAAGTTGAACTTCTTAAAATCTGGTTTAAATGTCCAGGGTGAGTGTTAATTTTGTAGTAGCGTTCTATGGCCTGACTCACTAGAAGAgctagtttattcactgttggAGGATGTCTGGAAAGACTGATGGATTGAGGAAACAGTGAAGTGGTAGTCCACTTCAGTCAATAGCTACTAGATTGTTTAACATGCTCTCTTGCCATTTCTGTAGTTGTAGTAGTGTTGCcaggattaaaaaaaagccCTATCATGACTCAGTGTTATGGAATGCATAGTGTTACTTTGGTATGTTCGACTTCCAGATGTTTGTTCAGATTCTTTACTGCCTGTATTAAATTCAACTTTGTTGAAAAAGTTGACTTGATCTGAAGCTGAAACAGAAGACTGGGAGGACACTGCATCAGAGACATATGATGATTTTAAGTAGTCCCCTTCTGCCAAAGTGGCACCAGCATAACCAATAATCAAGTACCATCTTCTCTGACAGATATACCACCTGTTGGATTTGGTTGTTCTCAAATGTGTCTGCGATTTCCTTGACCTGACGAGCAAAGTGGGTGTCCAGGGTGAAATCATGATAAGCCTTAACAGTGTACAGATGGTTGCGTACCTAAGGGAAGGAAATAGGGCGTGGAACACTTGTTATAAGTCTGTTATGAGAATGCATACGTAGTAGTAAAGTAGACTGATTTTTCATAAAGGGAATCTTCATTAAAAACTCTGGGTTCAGGGTTTATACTGTAATTATGAATGGATTTCAAATAATATTTGTGTTCAGCTTTTTAAAGAGTCAAACCCTCACCTCCTTGTTTTGACAAATATAATGAGTTGATTCTTAAAATTATTAGCATTGTTTACATTACTTTgtctctatatatttattttttagttctAGCAATGCCTCCATTTTGTACACATGCTCTAACACAACATACCATAAAGCTTACTAAATATTCAgtgcatgaaataaaaaaatcatgacATAGCCACAGGttcttattaaaataataataataataatgttcttGCACTATGAAGTTTACTAAGATAAGAAATACGAATACTGATTTAAAATTCTTTACAGCTATGATAATTAAAAAGTtccaaaatataataataaccatAGCTATTGAGGTGTAAGAAGTATTCCCTCTAACAACAGAGTCAAAACCTTTGGTTTATACAGCTAAACCTAGCCTGGATGACTCAGTTATGAGTGGGTCTTTTGCTGTAGACAGCTGGTGACAAGGAAAATGCAGGACATACAAATGGTTGATGGCATGATTGAAATCTCTGTCTAACAGACTTCCTGCGACATTAAAAGTATATCCAGAGGTCAGAAATACAGAATCTTAAAAGAGCTCACCTGTACTCTGGATGTGACAGAATTTTCTTTCACTTGATGGGTTTTCATGCGTTGGTTCTCGCTGGAGAACTTGCTGTTGAGCACAGGGAAGAAGGGACCCATCTGCATTAATGGagtttaatgtggaattttctGTTTGAGCCATGAACGAATGATATCAGAATTCCTCTCCCATCCATTATCTTTCTGTGGGATAACAAAGACCTCATCTGGAATAAAGTACACGCCGTCCTCTGTGGTCTGGCACTTGGATTAACTGATGTTCATCACTCGTTCCATGCCCAGGTTACGCAGGTACCCAGCCACCTCCAGGGAGGACCTCCAGTGTGGGTGCGCTGCTGTTTTTATGGCACTCAGAAAATCTGTTGCTAGAGCCACTTAGTGAATGGCTAAGCAGATGAAGATTACAGGTACTGAAGAAAGCAAATAGGCCCAGCAGAGGGAGACTTCTTGACTTCATGACTGTCAGTGAAAAACTGCTTTGAGTCTGCAGTGCGTAGGACTTGTACTTTATTTTTACGTGATTTCTTGTCACACACATTCTTGCAAAAGATTATGCACAAAAGAACTTGGAATCTTATTATTTGCACCttgtaaattttttttccctttgaaggaaaatatatttgtgtaattattgaaaatatatttaaaaattatataataataataattaattacagcATTCTTCCCAAACTTTCAAAATGCACTGTAACATGGTAATGTTCCATCCTGTTACCTAGAAAAGAAAATTCATGACTTCATCATTTCATTGTTTTGCATTCCTTTAAAAAATCATCCAAAAGCCTGTATTTTGCTCCATATTTACAGCTATGTTTGCTGTAAATCATGATTCTTTATGAAATACATCTTTGCCCTAAATGTGATCTCATGCCCTTCACCGACACATTGGTCCCGTTTATGTAAAACCTATAAGCACATGACATGTTACTTATGAAACACTGTGGTAATGTGGGGAGGAGTGGTCAAGAGGTTACCTGAGAGGTGTTGTAGAGACATAAAAAGACTCGGCTCCTTTTAAGTGTTTATTGTGACAccacaaccaaacacaaacaaaaaaagaccaAACAATATATACGATATTTACACTCTTTGTTCTGGTAGGAGCTTGCTATGGTGGGATTGGCTGCTACCACCTCGCTAATTTCAGCAACTTTTCAGCAAAGTGCTCTCCAACCAGTCTCTCTCCCCATAATGTGCTCCACTGCCTTCAAATACCCTTTAGCTTTCCCCGGACTAAACCAACAGGTAATTAGCTAAAAGGCAGGTGGACAAGCAAACTATAGAAATGGCTATTtactttatatacatttataacagATCATTCAGTCGTAACATAAATGCATAAAGGGATGCCCAGGTAAGTGTATTCATATACAATGTTAGAATCTATATTacattgtttctttcttttttccctcaCAGTTACCCCAGGCCCCCCTGCCCCAGGACAACCCTTGGTCTTTCCCTCAACCCTAAGTGTCTGGGTGGCTTGTGCGCTGCCATTCTTACAGGAACCATGTAagtacaaaacaatgacattcatgacatttttcagtgacttactcctttcacatgataagggatatatctctattctggtgctgcttgaccttagtgcagcgtttgataccatagataATGTGATGCtccttgataggctggaaaatcttctcataccttatcgcccgccGCATACATTTCGTTTACAGGATACACGTCTACTCTTAGTTTctcacattaagaaaaacattgcaggaggaagagcgttttctcacaaagctcctcaactctggaatagccttccgattactgttcggggctcagacacactcgcaatctttaaatctagattaaaaacctattttttcaaacaagcttttggttaatcactcattctcaggttactccttctctattagtgTTAGAGCTGGTTTTTATATTATCACTActttgtattaaccctgtcatactaccatagccacagcttttttagttagctttctggtaaccaccaacacgctgtctgttgctgggttctcttTCCTGACCTGTGGAaacttttttcgcaggacaattttgcccgttctttaccatgaacctacaaacctctgtatttttatttgttccctttgtctggttttctttctcctgtctcatgctttgagatgtcctgctgttctccaggtgttgccctgatccagcccctgtgtgtcctgtacaagatcctgaccgtgtctcatctacactatcatgcttggccatggtgttttatctcagattaactctgcacctacttttaactcacataGAATCACTGATCACCACCTCCTTCCTTAGACACatatatcactaatattctacattcacattactataacccattcatctgttcacttttacttctgctctgttctctgttgtgtctccagtgtcgacccgaggaggatgggttccccgtatgagtcttggttccttccaaggtttcttccttgtgtgctgagggagtttttccttgtcactgttgcccctggcttgctcataagAGACTTGGACCTTCCTATAGATCAGTACTCATCATTGGTTGCCAATACTATGCCTTTATTAGGCTCATTCTCCTCTCTCAGTCTGAACACTGCCACAGATACACTCTGCTCTACGCTGAGCTCCTGTTTGGACAGTTTCTGCCCTTCGACATTTCGCATCATTCATACTAATAAGCCACGGCCTTGGCTAAAAAATGAGTCCCTCCGGAAGCTACGTTCCAAACTCCGGGCTGCTGAAAGGAAATGGCATAATAAGGGTATTCTGTCCAATCTATCTAACTATCAGTTACTTTTGGCTTCCTTTTCAGAATGTCTCACATCTGCCAaaactgaattttaaatgagaaaCTTAGTTCGCTGACAGATTCCCGAAGATTATTCACAGCATTCAGATCGCTGCTGAATCCCCCACTTCCTCCTCTGCCTACCTGTCTCACAGCTGAAACTTttgcctcttttttttctgggaaAGTGGCGGCCATCAGCGGTCAGTTCACAGATCCACCCATAGTCTCTGCTCCTCTGTCTTTATCGGTCAAGGAAAGTACATTCACTTcattcactcctctctctgagaaGGAAGCACTGGCCCTCCTAACACGTAGCCATTCTACTACATAGATCTACATTTTAGATCCGATTCCTACAAACTTTCTACAAACCATTGCAACCACAATTATCCCAGCCATCACGCATGTAATTAATACTTCCCTATCCACTGGTGAATTTCCACTTACCTTCAAACAGGCCCAGGTGACACCTTTACTTAAAAAACCTTCTCTCAATCCTGCCCTGGTTGACAACTATCGACCGGTCTCACTATTGCCTTTTATTTCTAAACTCA
This window contains:
- the prf1.5 gene encoding perforin 1.5; the protein is MGHQKHRTVHLLFCSAIILALCHKNSGCHTGAPSECEKAPFVPGYNLAGEGFDVVRMRRNGAYVINVKSHIADNNTCTLCENRFQGRQVQKLPSAVLDWRPFSRCSKQLSSALHHSIDTLIKSSTSLINNNWGMDLSLDDLGKVILGGSRSDIAKFAQSQHMMDKATFALHEISCTYYSYRVKDHPELSAEFSKHILRLPRHYDETTKFQYRRTIDTYGTHYIRHVHLGGRVRRVTAFRTCLATLKGFSESDIKNCLNIELKVSLGFLPANASLSNKCSNILKEDMSMGFYQGFMTHKIEVLGGEKYFPDLVLQSPSEAYTSWMNSLHENPDVISYAIFPLHHLVTDQEISASLKRAITEYIEENELSVEQRQNQDCTPVSNLDHNCCPLRAGRGTLRVAVNRAAGLKADFFTRTDGYVKVWYNNMYEETEVLIDDNDPQWNINYNFGSIEFGHELIFEVWDSDVLYNDFVGRCVVQPERGTHSHSCKLKNGVFYFTYSAVCDAHLTGQNCGRYSPKA